The following coding sequences are from one Chloracidobacterium sp. window:
- a CDS encoding polysaccharide biosynthesis protein: protein MNELEGKRILVTGGTGSLGQTLVKRILSGEMGKPASITVFSRDEAKQHYMRLDFLDQNAATDDIIYQNSQDLLKFRIGDVRDYSALLAAMRESDVVFHAAALKQVPSCEYFPYEAVLTNIGGAGNIVRAIRENDLPTTKIIGISTDKACKPINVMGMTKALQERVLLEANRDSKVSISCVRYGNVIASRGSIIPLFVEQIEKGQTVTVTLPEMTRFLLSLDRAVDTVFEAIRSQRRGATFVPKVPAALITDVAKALMGDKNVPIKFTGIRPGEKIHEIMVSEEECFRTIDENGYYVILPVLPEIRNDHNLTPALTSEYSSKDDTISVDDLKMLLGGASTEIDRFINGDK from the coding sequence ATGAACGAACTTGAAGGAAAACGAATTCTTGTCACCGGCGGAACCGGTTCGCTCGGCCAAACGCTGGTAAAGCGCATCTTGTCCGGCGAAATGGGAAAGCCCGCCTCGATCACGGTCTTTTCGCGAGACGAAGCCAAGCAGCATTATATGCGGCTCGATTTCTTGGATCAAAACGCCGCTACAGATGACATCATCTACCAAAACTCTCAGGACCTCTTAAAATTTCGGATCGGTGATGTTCGCGATTATTCGGCCTTGCTGGCGGCAATGCGTGAATCAGACGTCGTTTTTCACGCAGCGGCATTAAAACAAGTGCCGTCGTGTGAATATTTCCCTTACGAAGCCGTTCTGACGAATATCGGCGGAGCCGGCAACATTGTCCGCGCAATTCGTGAAAATGACTTACCGACGACCAAGATCATCGGTATTTCAACCGATAAGGCGTGCAAACCGATCAACGTGATGGGTATGACCAAAGCCTTGCAGGAACGCGTCCTGCTCGAGGCCAATCGTGACTCCAAGGTTTCGATCAGTTGCGTCAGATACGGGAACGTCATCGCTTCGCGCGGGTCTATCATCCCGCTTTTCGTCGAACAGATCGAAAAGGGACAGACCGTTACTGTCACTTTACCGGAAATGACAAGATTCCTGCTCAGTCTCGATCGCGCGGTAGACACCGTTTTCGAAGCCATACGAAGTCAGAGGCGTGGTGCCACTTTTGTCCCAAAGGTTCCGGCGGCACTGATCACCGATGTTGCCAAAGCCTTGATGGGCGACAAAAATGTGCCGATCAAATTTACCGGCATCAGGCCCGGCGAAAAGATACACGAGATAATGGTCTCTGAAGAAGAGTGCTTCCGAACCATCGACGAAAATGGTTACTATGTGATCCTGCCGGTTCTGCCCGAGATCCGAAATGATCATAACCTTACGCCGGCGTTAACCAGCGAATATTCATCGAAAGACGACACGATATCGGTAGACGATCTAAAGATGCTGCTCGGCGGAGCCAGTACCGAGATCGACAGATTTATCAACGGCGACAAATAG
- the wecB gene encoding UDP-N-acetylglucosamine 2-epimerase (non-hydrolyzing) produces the protein MKVMTIFGTRPEIIRLSLVMKVLDQHCDHVTVHTGQNYHESLSDIFIRDLGVRTPDEHLGIRSASFAEQIGQIVSKCDEAIERHAPDRILILGDTNSALSAITAARRQIPVFHMEAGNRCYDDRVPEEVNRRIIDHSSAVLLPYTERSKENLVREGIERDRIFVTGNPIKEVLDFFSPQIEESEILKTLNVRPFDYFLVTLHRAENVDIHERLVGIFKAFTAISEKFGKEILISVHPRTAEKINQFGIAPGSSKVRLLDAFGFFDFVKLEKNSLAVMTDSGTVQEECAIFGIPNVTLRDVTERPETIECGSNILSGADPDTIVRAVELAMSQPASWTAPREYLAENVSQVVSKIMLGYSSLRRHR, from the coding sequence ATGAAGGTAATGACCATTTTCGGCACCCGTCCGGAGATCATCAGGCTCAGTCTGGTGATGAAGGTGCTAGACCAACATTGTGACCACGTCACCGTGCATACCGGGCAGAACTACCACGAATCACTCAGCGATATATTTATTCGTGACCTCGGCGTCCGCACTCCGGACGAACATCTCGGTATCAGGTCGGCGTCGTTTGCCGAACAGATCGGGCAGATCGTGTCAAAGTGTGACGAGGCTATTGAGCGGCACGCTCCGGATCGCATCCTGATACTGGGCGATACGAACAGCGCTCTGTCAGCGATCACTGCAGCGCGTCGTCAAATTCCTGTTTTTCATATGGAAGCAGGGAATCGCTGCTACGACGATCGTGTTCCCGAAGAGGTCAATCGCCGGATAATCGACCATTCGAGTGCGGTATTGCTACCGTACACTGAACGTAGCAAAGAAAATCTCGTTCGCGAAGGCATTGAGCGCGACAGGATATTTGTCACCGGGAATCCAATAAAGGAAGTTTTAGACTTTTTCTCGCCGCAGATCGAGGAGAGTGAGATCCTCAAGACCTTGAATGTAAGGCCGTTCGACTACTTTTTGGTGACGCTCCACCGAGCGGAGAATGTAGATATTCACGAGCGATTGGTTGGAATATTTAAGGCGTTTACTGCCATCAGTGAAAAATTTGGAAAAGAGATATTGATCAGCGTGCATCCGCGAACGGCGGAAAAGATCAACCAGTTCGGCATTGCTCCGGGTTCCAGTAAGGTCAGACTGCTTGATGCATTCGGATTTTTCGACTTTGTGAAGTTGGAAAAGAACTCTTTGGCCGTAATGACCGATAGCGGCACAGTGCAGGAAGAATGTGCGATATTCGGCATTCCAAATGTCACACTCCGTGACGTGACCGAGCGGCCCGAAACGATCGAGTGCGGTAGCAATATTCTTAGTGGCGCAGATCCGGACACTATCGTCCGGGCGGTCGAATTGGCGATGTCGCAACCGGCGTCGTGGACCGCACCGCGCGAGTATTTGGCTGAAAACGTGTCTCAAGTGGTAAGCAAGATAATGCTCGGATATTCGAGTCTCCGGCGACATCGATAG
- a CDS encoding glycosyltransferase — MKKILVFCDYYRPSLNAGGGMWTVANLVDRFCDRYEFHIVTRNYDSPGDTTPYTSVNTGEWNDLGNAKVYYAASSDLTSAKCAALANDIRPDVVYLNSVFSTPVVKFLIARQKHLTPDVAVILAPCGELSEGALQSKSLKKKLYLTYAKSKGLYQNVMWKATTELEANEIKRVFGSHLSPMLAPDLTPLTILPEFDVAQKPSKRHGAAHFIFLSRIVPKKNLAYILRVFGQVKVGEIVLDIVGPIEDKTYWRECKRLIKMLPSNVTVNVVGGIDYATGLRKLVESHFFVLPTLNENFGYVFIESLAAGTPILISDQTVWGAVADEKAGWVISLAEEDRWLDTINECLDMNQSEFSQTSNRARSFAVNWLANSEYENATAKVLDSAIHTNSVT, encoded by the coding sequence ATGAAGAAGATACTGGTCTTTTGCGATTACTATCGTCCGAGCCTCAACGCCGGCGGCGGTATGTGGACGGTCGCAAATCTGGTCGATAGATTTTGCGACCGTTATGAGTTTCATATTGTCACGCGTAACTACGACAGCCCCGGCGACACGACGCCGTACACGAGCGTTAATACCGGCGAATGGAATGATCTCGGCAATGCAAAGGTCTATTATGCTGCGAGCAGCGACCTGACATCTGCAAAGTGTGCGGCACTGGCCAACGATATTCGTCCGGATGTAGTTTATCTGAATTCTGTTTTCAGCACTCCGGTCGTGAAATTTCTGATCGCACGCCAAAAGCATCTGACTCCGGACGTCGCCGTCATACTTGCTCCGTGTGGCGAACTATCTGAAGGTGCTTTGCAAAGCAAGAGCCTAAAGAAGAAACTCTACCTTACCTATGCAAAGTCCAAAGGGCTTTATCAGAACGTAATGTGGAAGGCTACGACCGAGCTTGAGGCAAATGAGATCAAGCGAGTATTTGGATCGCACCTTAGTCCGATGCTCGCTCCGGACCTGACCCCTTTAACGATCTTGCCCGAGTTTGACGTTGCCCAAAAGCCTTCGAAACGGCACGGTGCGGCACATTTCATATTTCTTTCCCGGATCGTCCCGAAAAAAAACCTTGCATATATTTTGCGAGTGTTCGGTCAGGTAAAGGTGGGCGAAATCGTCTTGGACATTGTGGGCCCGATCGAGGACAAAACATATTGGAGAGAGTGCAAAAGGTTGATCAAGATGCTGCCATCGAACGTGACCGTGAATGTCGTTGGCGGGATAGATTATGCAACAGGACTCCGGAAACTGGTCGAGAGTCACTTTTTTGTGCTGCCGACCCTTAATGAGAATTTTGGATACGTCTTTATTGAGAGCCTTGCCGCCGGGACACCGATCTTGATCAGTGACCAAACGGTTTGGGGAGCCGTAGCGGACGAAAAAGCCGGATGGGTCATCAGCCTCGCCGAAGAGGATCGATGGCTCGATACTATAAATGAGTGTTTAGATATGAATCAATCCGAGTTTAGCCAGACTTCAAATCGGGCGAGGTCATTCGCTGTCAATTGGTTGGCAAATAGCGAGTATGAGAATGCGACGGCGAAAGTGCTCGATTCGGCGATCCATACAAATTCAGTTACCTAG
- a CDS encoding glycosyltransferase family 4 protein — MNGQSDISTKSESVAVRPTLWVVSELYYPEETSTGYYMTRIAEGLTDTFTVKALCGQPNYSSRGTKAPKHEFRRDVEVFRAAGTTLNKNIILFRLINMMTLSLSTFLKGMIRFKSRDQVLVVTTPPSLPFVVALAALIKGATYTLVIHDNYPEILFAVGKMREDSAFATILNFSNRWLYKHARKLIAVGRDMEKLLERKSEGLDIPVAVIPNWAELEAVHPEPRGSNQLLKELGIEDKFVFLYAGNMGHPNDVESIIESARRLKDRPEIHFVFLGTGVKESWIRSAVEEHGLANVDVISPKPRSEQVVFLNACDVALVSLVDKMLGVSMPSRTYNILAAGKPMLALTDPDSELAMVIDEDRAGWHVRPGNVDELTSTIVEIYESRAKLPSFGERARTSALNKYSLDAAIKMYRRELGM, encoded by the coding sequence ATGAATGGTCAATCCGACATTTCAACTAAGTCCGAGAGCGTGGCCGTTCGCCCGACGCTATGGGTCGTAAGTGAATTGTACTATCCGGAAGAAACCTCGACCGGCTACTATATGACCCGAATCGCCGAAGGACTGACGGATACCTTTACGGTTAAGGCTCTATGTGGGCAGCCGAATTACTCGTCCCGCGGAACCAAAGCCCCGAAACACGAATTTCGCCGAGACGTTGAGGTCTTTAGAGCGGCGGGAACTACGCTCAACAAAAACATTATATTGTTTCGATTGATCAATATGATGACGCTCAGCCTGTCTACGTTTTTAAAGGGAATGATCAGGTTCAAGTCCCGAGATCAAGTCCTGGTCGTTACGACCCCGCCGTCGCTGCCGTTCGTAGTTGCCCTCGCCGCACTTATAAAAGGGGCGACGTACACACTCGTAATTCACGACAACTATCCCGAGATCTTGTTTGCGGTCGGCAAAATGCGTGAAGATTCCGCATTTGCGACGATACTGAACTTCAGCAATCGCTGGCTCTACAAACACGCTCGTAAGCTGATCGCTGTTGGCCGCGATATGGAGAAATTGCTTGAGCGGAAATCCGAAGGCTTAGATATTCCGGTTGCGGTAATTCCGAATTGGGCCGAACTCGAGGCCGTGCATCCGGAACCACGCGGATCGAACCAATTGCTCAAGGAGCTAGGAATTGAGGATAAATTCGTATTCCTCTATGCCGGCAATATGGGACACCCGAACGATGTCGAGTCAATCATCGAAAGTGCCCGCCGGCTGAAGGACAGGCCGGAAATTCATTTTGTGTTTTTAGGTACGGGCGTTAAAGAAAGCTGGATCAGGTCGGCTGTCGAGGAGCACGGGTTGGCAAATGTGGATGTTATCAGTCCAAAACCGAGGTCCGAACAGGTCGTATTCCTCAATGCGTGTGACGTCGCACTCGTATCGCTGGTTGATAAAATGCTTGGAGTATCGATGCCGAGCAGGACGTACAATATCCTTGCGGCCGGTAAACCAATGCTCGCTCTGACCGATCCTGACAGCGAACTCGCAATGGTGATAGATGAGGATCGGGCGGGTTGGCACGTAAGGCCGGGAAATGTCGATGAACTCACTTCGACAATAGTTGAGATATACGAGTCTCGGGCGAAATTGCCGTCCTTCGGCGAGCGTGCCCGGACATCTGCATTAAATAAATATTCGCTTGATGCGGCGATCAAGATGTATCGTCGCGAGCTTGGAATGTAG
- a CDS encoding glycosyltransferase family 4 protein: MLELTLFFGCFLVTYFGVRAFRAWTLRRGVLDHPNERSSHTDPTPRGGGLVVAVVVLAAYVIAAGLVGFEISWGFLAGSVIVVAISWLDDIYSVSFIWRLLAHSVAAICLLLDLGYLSTIVMYDTTTPLSIGIIGAVVSFVWIIWLINAYNFMDGIDGIAGTQAVAAAIGWLLAGLANGSPATMVLGGSVLFAALAFLLHNWSPARIFMGDAGSAFLGFTFASLPFIFRGSLTSDSGISATIGVLFVWMFVFDSVFTLIRRILNGEKIWTAHRQHLYQRLVISGYSHQKTTLIYGTFSLPIAILAGLSAGEDTRVPIYVPIIAAVGCSIVLLVICQSRKCLFGGTEQNA, from the coding sequence GTGCTGGAATTGACGCTTTTTTTCGGATGTTTTCTGGTGACATATTTTGGGGTCCGGGCATTTCGCGCGTGGACACTAAGACGCGGCGTGCTTGACCACCCTAACGAACGCAGCTCACACACGGACCCGACGCCCCGCGGAGGCGGTCTGGTGGTCGCTGTCGTCGTATTGGCCGCTTATGTGATCGCTGCCGGTCTCGTGGGATTCGAGATCTCTTGGGGGTTTCTCGCAGGCTCAGTCATCGTGGTCGCAATCAGTTGGTTGGACGACATTTACTCGGTCTCCTTCATTTGGCGATTGTTAGCCCATTCTGTTGCGGCTATCTGTCTTTTGTTGGATTTGGGCTACTTGTCGACGATCGTGATGTATGACACTACAACACCATTGAGTATCGGCATAATCGGTGCCGTTGTCTCGTTTGTATGGATAATTTGGCTGATCAACGCTTATAACTTTATGGATGGTATCGACGGTATCGCCGGTACTCAGGCAGTTGCGGCGGCGATAGGCTGGCTGCTTGCGGGATTGGCAAACGGTTCGCCGGCGACGATGGTGCTTGGCGGATCTGTCCTCTTCGCGGCATTGGCGTTTCTACTTCACAATTGGTCACCGGCACGGATATTTATGGGCGATGCCGGAAGTGCGTTCCTCGGGTTCACATTTGCATCCTTACCGTTTATTTTCCGGGGAAGTCTGACATCGGATTCTGGAATTTCAGCGACTATCGGTGTGTTATTTGTCTGGATGTTTGTTTTCGACTCGGTCTTTACACTTATTCGGCGGATCCTGAATGGTGAAAAGATATGGACGGCACACCGCCAACACTTATACCAAAGGCTGGTGATCTCGGGATATTCGCACCAAAAGACCACGTTGATCTACGGTACGTTCTCATTGCCGATCGCGATCCTAGCCGGACTGTCGGCCGGAGAAGATACGAGAGTGCCGATATATGTGCCGATCATTGCCGCGGTCGGTTGCTCAATAGTCTTACTGGTCATTTGTCAGAGCCGAAAATGCCTTTTCGGGGGAACCGAACAAAATGCTTGA
- a CDS encoding PqqD family protein has translation MNNSQKPVARNSGLVVQEMPGEVLVYDMDSNKAHCLNETAALVWRSCDGVNTVEDIVKSFEQNGGTKVSEDFVWLAIDQLNSNGLLVGAIDSKFAGQTRRDVLKKIGFASVVALPVIASLVAPQSVLAFTSCTCSSKPNCVAQPTCPQGNCTGNTCVA, from the coding sequence ATGAATAATTCGCAGAAACCAGTAGCCCGAAATTCTGGACTTGTAGTCCAGGAAATGCCGGGTGAGGTATTGGTTTATGATATGGATAGCAACAAGGCTCACTGTTTGAATGAAACAGCGGCGCTAGTATGGCGATCTTGTGACGGTGTGAACACTGTCGAAGACATCGTCAAGTCGTTTGAGCAAAATGGTGGAACGAAAGTTTCCGAGGATTTTGTATGGCTTGCTATCGATCAACTTAATTCCAACGGATTATTGGTCGGAGCGATCGATTCGAAGTTTGCGGGCCAAACGCGTCGAGATGTTCTGAAAAAGATCGGCTTTGCGTCCGTCGTCGCCCTACCGGTGATTGCATCGCTCGTCGCCCCCCAGAGTGTTTTGGCGTTTACATCGTGCACGTGTAGCTCAAAGCCCAATTGTGTAGCTCAGCCTACGTGTCCTCAAGGCAACTGCACTGGAAATACTTGCGTCGCGTAA
- a CDS encoding nucleotidyltransferase family protein, with protein MIDLPVPRFDSDLEEDPCKWGLLQNAAQRKIAALVIETFLQNGIKPIIIKGIAVARYYPEGQWRKFTDIDLAVSSSDFGRADAVKIEASNSFQPVDLHCELRHLDTVHWADLFEHSTVENIEGTNIRFLCPEDHLRVICAHWLTDGGAYKHRLWDIYWSVQNRPKDFDWERCLNIVSPNRRKWVIYTIGLANRYLDLRINDLPFADEAREIPQWLIRSLEREWRSTTRLQPLVLFTRDPFGLFRQILKRLPPNAIQATIDMDGSLDARTRLHYQIGDIYTRFVRAVRLRFHR; from the coding sequence ATGATTGACCTCCCGGTTCCCAGATTTGACTCCGATCTCGAGGAAGATCCCTGTAAATGGGGATTGCTCCAAAATGCCGCTCAACGCAAAATTGCGGCATTGGTAATCGAAACGTTCCTACAAAACGGCATTAAACCCATCATCATCAAAGGCATTGCGGTAGCCCGCTATTACCCTGAAGGTCAATGGCGAAAGTTCACGGATATAGATCTCGCAGTGTCCAGTAGTGATTTTGGTCGTGCTGATGCGGTCAAGATCGAAGCCTCGAATAGCTTTCAACCCGTTGACCTGCATTGCGAACTTCGGCATCTTGACACTGTCCACTGGGCCGATCTCTTTGAGCACTCCACAGTTGAGAACATCGAAGGAACCAATATTCGCTTCCTGTGCCCGGAAGACCACCTTCGGGTCATCTGTGCACACTGGCTCACCGATGGCGGAGCGTATAAGCATCGACTTTGGGATATCTACTGGTCGGTACAAAATAGACCGAAAGACTTCGATTGGGAACGATGCCTGAATATTGTTAGCCCGAATAGACGTAAGTGGGTCATATATACGATCGGACTGGCAAATAGATATCTCGACCTCAGGATCAACGATCTGCCGTTTGCCGATGAAGCACGTGAGATCCCCCAATGGCTGATCCGCAGTCTGGAAAGGGAATGGCGGAGCACGACACGCCTCCAACCGCTTGTACTGTTTACGCGTGACCCGTTCGGACTTTTCAGGCAAATATTGAAGCGTTTGCCGCCAAATGCCATACAAGCGACGATCGATATGGACGGTAGTCTCGACGCTCGGACTCGTTTACACTATCAAATTGGTGATATTTACACGCGCTTTGTACGTGCGGTGAGGCTCCGCTTTCACCGTTGA
- the tsaB gene encoding tRNA (adenosine(37)-N6)-threonylcarbamoyltransferase complex dimerization subunit type 1 TsaB has translation MLAIESAIGGGSIALYSNGERIDGMIGSTAMSRAEDLLPNIDLLLKRNALSISDVNEIVVSNGPGSFTGIRIGLATAMGLAAAGKLRLRRVSALEAIAWIDGPQGEFSVVLPVGRETVCIQTFVRSNDGLTSVTGPEPLGIAELIETTNDDVILLVHPLVQNMLPKGNSDKLFRIESDISNYLAQAATKHPIRESNEPLFVGKRK, from the coding sequence ATGCTAGCCATCGAATCCGCCATCGGCGGCGGAAGTATTGCTCTGTACTCCAATGGAGAGCGGATTGACGGGATGATCGGCTCGACCGCGATGTCACGGGCCGAAGATCTACTCCCCAATATTGATCTGCTCTTAAAACGTAACGCGCTGTCGATTTCGGATGTCAATGAAATCGTGGTATCTAATGGGCCGGGGAGTTTCACGGGGATCAGGATCGGGCTTGCAACAGCGATGGGTTTGGCCGCCGCCGGAAAGCTCAGGCTACGCCGAGTTTCGGCACTCGAGGCGATTGCGTGGATCGACGGTCCTCAAGGTGAATTTTCCGTAGTATTGCCCGTCGGGCGAGAAACGGTTTGCATACAGACGTTTGTTAGGTCGAATGACGGTCTGACTAGCGTCACGGGCCCGGAACCATTGGGCATCGCAGAACTCATCGAAACAACAAATGACGACGTTATTCTTTTAGTTCACCCGTTGGTCCAGAATATGCTGCCGAAAGGGAACTCAGACAAGCTATTTCGCATAGAAAGTGATATTTCTAACTATCTGGCGCAGGCGGCGACCAAACACCCGATCCGCGAATCAAACGAACCGCTTTTTGTCGGCAAACGCAAATAG
- a CDS encoding GNAT family N-acetyltransferase: MAQSLIRPIDTSHIADLISIANETNLNHWSATGYLDELKNPLSIMLRLADDENQTIGFIVGRIVAASDNDTSVDGEIYNIGVRESRHGHGFGQMLLDSFTAKCREHVARSIWLEVRCSNSRAIRLYARNGFENVSIRTDLYSDPREDGILMRRML; encoded by the coding sequence ATGGCTCAATCGCTGATACGCCCGATCGACACCTCGCACATTGCCGACCTGATCTCAATCGCAAATGAGACCAACCTGAACCATTGGTCCGCTACCGGTTATCTTGACGAATTAAAAAACCCGCTTTCGATAATGCTCAGGCTTGCTGATGACGAAAATCAAACTATTGGTTTTATTGTCGGGCGCATCGTCGCTGCGAGCGATAATGACACCTCAGTTGACGGCGAGATCTATAACATTGGTGTCCGCGAGTCGCGTCACGGTCACGGATTCGGGCAGATGCTTTTAGATTCATTCACCGCCAAATGCCGGGAACACGTAGCTCGTTCTATCTGGCTCGAGGTTCGGTGCTCCAACTCGCGGGCCATCCGGCTTTACGCTAGAAACGGTTTTGAAAATGTTTCCATCCGCACTGATCTGTATTCTGATCCGCGCGAAGACGGCATTTTAATGCGTCGTATGCTGTGA
- a CDS encoding DUF465 domain-containing protein, protein MDMSIADPVRDELIKSNSAFRELVHQHEDYEKRLVELAHLTYPNDDEQLEEVTLKKKKLLIKDEIYAILNEHITSH, encoded by the coding sequence ATGGACATGTCAATAGCTGATCCGGTTAGAGACGAATTGATCAAGAGCAATTCGGCATTTAGAGAACTGGTGCATCAGCACGAAGATTACGAAAAACGTTTAGTTGAATTAGCCCATCTTACATATCCCAATGACGACGAGCAGTTAGAAGAGGTAACCCTCAAGAAAAAGAAGTTATTGATCAAAGACGAGATCTACGCGATTTTGAATGAGCATATTACATCTCACTAG
- a CDS encoding PQQ-binding-like beta-propeller repeat protein produces MTSGKLKFLTKLRGPMVRLLFCVFFVTTSTVFTQRASDGEVQVQKCWEHSAGSDSLSNLRVFGETIFSIREGSVVEAIAGDSGKLLWSNDVGGTVVSDLVSDGVSVYFVRRAGGAKGAEPEADLIAISANSGITRWQRSLGADGDHRLAITKTGIVALSDSGSLWVVSSSDGTVTSSRKLISPVRLGTSVLGVNTIGATNEREIISIEGSQTPMVRGRSDFAITALRSNGDDELYYGNDRGILVRLDGTSSKIIWQFKSGGAISDILVADHQIITSSNDNFVYAFAPYNGARLWKRRVAGRVSALRMVGQDLLLVQPLGDGNIVLINTKNGRIAGQIPFTDGESVIDSAVIDSNRIVVSTGGIIYGYAVGGCPTVKQNGPGM; encoded by the coding sequence ATGACAAGCGGTAAATTAAAATTCCTCACGAAGCTACGCGGGCCGATGGTCCGCTTGTTGTTTTGTGTGTTTTTTGTCACGACAAGTACCGTTTTCACACAGCGTGCCTCGGATGGTGAGGTCCAGGTTCAGAAATGCTGGGAACATAGTGCGGGTTCTGACAGTCTGTCGAATCTGCGGGTATTCGGCGAAACCATATTTTCTATACGCGAAGGCTCAGTTGTCGAAGCGATCGCGGGAGACTCCGGAAAATTGCTCTGGTCAAATGACGTGGGCGGTACGGTCGTGTCTGATCTCGTGTCAGATGGAGTCAGCGTGTACTTTGTCCGTCGTGCCGGCGGAGCAAAAGGTGCGGAGCCCGAAGCTGATCTGATCGCAATTAGTGCAAACTCGGGTATCACCCGCTGGCAACGATCTCTTGGCGCGGACGGTGATCACCGACTTGCGATAACCAAGACGGGCATAGTCGCACTCTCGGATAGCGGAAGTCTTTGGGTCGTATCAAGTTCTGATGGAACAGTTACGTCAAGCCGAAAGTTGATTTCGCCGGTAAGATTGGGTACGTCTGTCCTTGGGGTAAACACGATCGGAGCGACCAATGAACGGGAGATAATATCGATCGAGGGTAGCCAAACTCCGATGGTTCGCGGGCGTTCAGATTTTGCAATCACGGCACTCCGGTCGAACGGAGATGATGAGCTGTATTACGGCAACGATCGCGGCATTTTGGTTCGGCTAGACGGCACAAGCTCAAAAATAATTTGGCAATTTAAGAGTGGTGGAGCCATTTCGGATATTCTGGTCGCGGACCACCAGATCATCACCTCGTCAAATGATAATTTCGTCTACGCATTCGCACCTTACAACGGTGCCCGCCTCTGGAAACGCCGCGTTGCGGGCCGCGTGTCAGCATTGCGAATGGTCGGTCAGGACCTTTTGCTCGTGCAACCGTTGGGCGATGGAAATATCGTGCTGATAAATACGAAAAACGGCCGCATTGCCGGTCAAATACCATTCACCGACGGTGAAAGCGTTATCGATTCGGCGGTTATTGACTCGAATAGGATAGTAGTGTCAACGGGGGGCATAATCTACGGCTATGCAGTCGGCGGATGCCCAACGGTAAAGCAAAATGGCCCGGGAATGTAG
- a CDS encoding single-stranded DNA-binding protein, with protein sequence MSFNKIIIVGNLGRDPELRYTPQGAAVCSFTMATNEKRRDKSGELQDITTWFKITLWRQQAENAAKYLTKGSPVYIEGRLKIEEWTDRDNNKRYTLDVQATDMQFIGSRGEGGGGGEYSGGHDDHDSGYTGGSSAPSSGGGGGSSSPTPPVSTPAADDDIPF encoded by the coding sequence ATGTCATTTAACAAGATCATTATCGTCGGCAACTTAGGCCGCGATCCGGAATTGCGGTACACCCCACAGGGAGCGGCGGTTTGCAGTTTTACAATGGCCACCAACGAAAAGCGACGCGACAAGTCGGGCGAGCTTCAGGACATTACGACATGGTTCAAGATCACGCTCTGGCGTCAGCAAGCTGAGAATGCCGCGAAATATCTGACCAAAGGCTCACCTGTTTATATCGAAGGGCGGTTAAAGATCGAAGAATGGACTGACCGCGACAACAATAAGCGATATACGCTGGATGTTCAGGCTACCGATATGCAGTTCATTGGCTCCCGCGGCGAAGGCGGCGGTGGTGGCGAATACAGCGGCGGACACGACGACCACGACTCCGGCTATACGGGTGGCTCCTCGGCTCCATCTAGCGGTGGAGGCGGTGGCAGTAGCAGTCCGACGCCACCCGTTTCGACGCCTGCGGCGGACGACGATATACCGTTTTAA